In one window of Paraflavitalea soli DNA:
- a CDS encoding glycoside hydrolase family 172 protein, which translates to MATLENGSAKNEARELGQGWKVSPYVVIKKGTTFTLGEITGSGAIQHIWMTPTGNWRFSILRFYWDDEKEPSVEVPVGDFFGMGWGVYAPLNSLAVTVNPGSAFNCYWPMPFRKKCRVTLENIAAEDMRIYYQIDYTLTEVPDDAAYFHAQFRRNNPTQGGLYTMIDNIKGKGQYVGTYMAYGIHNNGWWGEGEIKFFMDGDTQFPTINGTGTEDYFCGSYNFDVKGKYQEFSTAYAGLHQVIRPDGLYTSQQRFGMYRWHLTDPIRFEKELKITMQDLGWKSGGRYLQQQSDISSVVFWYQLEPHTSFPKLPGRDLLEQN; encoded by the coding sequence ATGGCCACCCTGGAAAACGGCTCCGCCAAAAACGAAGCGCGGGAACTGGGACAGGGATGGAAAGTGAGTCCATACGTGGTCATTAAAAAGGGCACCACCTTCACCCTGGGCGAGATCACTGGCTCAGGAGCTATTCAACATATCTGGATGACGCCTACGGGCAACTGGCGTTTCTCTATTCTCCGTTTTTATTGGGATGATGAAAAAGAGCCTTCTGTGGAAGTGCCTGTTGGGGATTTTTTTGGCATGGGTTGGGGTGTCTATGCCCCCCTCAACTCCCTGGCGGTGACAGTGAATCCGGGTAGTGCCTTTAATTGCTACTGGCCAATGCCTTTCCGGAAGAAATGCCGGGTGACGCTGGAGAATATTGCCGCTGAAGATATGCGCATCTATTACCAGATCGATTATACGCTGACGGAGGTGCCTGATGATGCGGCTTATTTCCATGCCCAGTTTCGCAGGAACAATCCTACCCAGGGTGGCCTTTACACGATGATCGATAATATCAAAGGCAAGGGTCAGTATGTGGGCACGTATATGGCCTACGGCATTCACAACAATGGCTGGTGGGGTGAAGGAGAGATCAAATTCTTTATGGATGGAGATACGCAGTTCCCTACGATCAATGGCACAGGGACAGAAGATTATTTTTGCGGCTCTTACAACTTTGATGTGAAAGGCAAATACCAGGAATTCAGCACTGCCTATGCCGGCCTGCACCAGGTGATTCGTCCTGATGGGCTCTACACCTCGCAGCAACGCTTTGGCATGTACCGCTGGCATCTTACTGACCCTATACGCTTCGAAAAGGAACTGAAGATCACCATGCAGGACCTGGGTTGGAAGAGCGGCGGCAGGTACCTGCAGCAGCAATCAGATATCAGCTCTGTCGTGTTCTGGTACCAGTTGGAACCACATACCAGCTTTCCTAAATTACCCGGCAGGGATCTGTTGGAGCAGAATTGA
- a CDS encoding alpha/beta hydrolase family protein has translation MRKLLVVFCLFVVTFCSAQDEGYKTPPKEIADLLLAKPTPGVSIDGKAEWMLLMERNSYPSVEELAQPELRIAGQRINPNNFAPSRQNFINNFTLKDIKAGKEFPVTGLPVNLLAGNVSWSPNEKKIAFTHTSNKTVDLYVIDVATRKATKVNKQPLNVILGQDFTWMDDNTLLYKTTLQPASAAPAKSLTPSGPAIQQNLGKVAPSRTYQDLIKTPYDEQLFAFYSTVQLAKNVNGVETKIGKPAIYTSFSLSPDKKYMLTRVIKKPFSYLVPAFGFNSTVNITDLTGKVIKTVAELPSSELSPSGYDNVLNAPRGFDWRDDEAATIVWSEPLDSGMYKSKTDFHDVVYALSAPFTGTPKELLKTTWRFGGITWGDENLALVSERLQSKQSTRLSLYNPSTGKLETLQERNMTDAYNSPGFPVTVKNKYGRQVIKLIDNGTKLLMNNPVGSSPKGDLPFLAKFDLKTRKNEIIWRCQEGTYESITDVLDVDKLVLLTRRESQKDMPNYYIKNLVLRVADQPITSFANPYPQLDGIVKEKISYKREDGVDLTGSLYLPKGYDPKKDGPLPVLMWAYPREFNSAADAAQIRGSKDRFTLIGYGGPIFWVTQGYAVLDNAEFPIVATDSTKKPNDNFIDQLRMNAEAAINKLAAMGVGDRNRVAVGGHSYGAFMTANLLAHTKLFKAGIARSGAYNRTLTPFGFQNEDRTFWQAPELYAAMSPFYHADKIKTPLLLIHGEMDDNPGTFPIQSERLFNAVKGHGGTVRFVSLPYEAHGYRGKENLLHLLYEQNAWLDKYVKNADKNPVGGGSNKKAF, from the coding sequence ATGAGAAAGCTCTTAGTAGTCTTTTGCCTTTTTGTAGTGACCTTCTGTTCAGCCCAGGACGAAGGTTATAAAACACCCCCCAAAGAAATTGCCGACCTGCTGCTGGCCAAGCCCACGCCAGGTGTAAGCATTGACGGAAAAGCGGAATGGATGCTCCTGATGGAAAGGAATAGCTATCCCTCCGTGGAAGAACTGGCCCAGCCCGAATTGAGGATTGCCGGTCAACGGATCAACCCCAACAACTTTGCCCCCAGCCGCCAGAACTTCATCAACAACTTTACGCTGAAAGACATCAAGGCCGGTAAAGAATTTCCCGTAACCGGGTTACCTGTCAACCTGCTGGCTGGCAATGTAAGCTGGAGTCCCAATGAAAAGAAGATCGCCTTTACGCATACGTCCAACAAAACGGTGGACCTGTATGTAATCGATGTAGCCACCCGTAAGGCTACGAAGGTCAACAAGCAGCCGCTCAATGTGATCCTGGGACAGGATTTCACCTGGATGGATGACAATACGCTGCTGTATAAAACAACTTTACAGCCTGCCAGCGCTGCTCCCGCCAAATCCTTAACACCTTCGGGGCCTGCCATCCAGCAGAACCTGGGCAAGGTAGCGCCCAGCCGCACTTACCAGGATCTCATCAAAACACCGTACGACGAACAGCTGTTTGCATTTTACAGTACGGTTCAACTGGCTAAGAATGTGAATGGTGTAGAGACCAAAATTGGCAAACCCGCCATTTATACTTCTTTTAGCCTTTCACCCGATAAGAAATACATGCTCACCCGTGTGATCAAAAAGCCATTTTCCTACCTGGTGCCTGCTTTCGGTTTCAACTCTACTGTAAATATCACGGACCTTACAGGTAAGGTAATAAAGACGGTAGCTGAGCTTCCTTCTTCCGAGCTCTCCCCTTCCGGATATGACAATGTATTGAATGCACCCCGTGGGTTCGACTGGCGCGATGATGAAGCGGCTACAATCGTGTGGAGTGAACCACTCGACAGCGGTATGTACAAAAGCAAAACTGATTTCCACGATGTCGTATACGCTTTGAGCGCGCCCTTTACGGGTACGCCCAAAGAGTTGTTGAAAACAACCTGGCGCTTTGGCGGCATCACCTGGGGTGATGAAAACCTGGCACTGGTAAGCGAGCGTTTGCAAAGCAAACAAAGCACACGGCTCAGCCTGTACAATCCCTCCACGGGCAAACTGGAAACCTTACAGGAGCGCAATATGACGGATGCTTATAACAGTCCCGGCTTTCCTGTAACGGTAAAAAACAAATACGGCCGTCAGGTAATAAAACTGATCGACAATGGCACCAAGCTGTTGATGAACAACCCGGTGGGTAGCTCACCCAAGGGGGACCTGCCTTTCCTCGCCAAGTTTGACCTGAAGACCAGGAAAAACGAAATCATCTGGCGCTGCCAGGAGGGAACTTATGAAAGCATCACAGATGTACTGGATGTAGACAAACTGGTATTGCTCACACGCCGTGAGTCGCAGAAAGACATGCCCAATTACTATATCAAGAATTTAGTATTGCGGGTGGCCGACCAACCCATTACCAGCTTTGCCAATCCCTATCCACAACTGGATGGCATTGTGAAAGAAAAAATATCATACAAACGTGAAGATGGTGTTGACCTGACTGGCAGTCTCTACCTGCCCAAAGGTTATGATCCCAAGAAAGACGGTCCTTTGCCTGTATTGATGTGGGCTTATCCCCGCGAATTCAACTCTGCTGCTGATGCGGCACAGATCCGTGGTTCCAAAGACCGCTTTACCCTGATCGGTTACGGTGGTCCCATTTTCTGGGTTACGCAGGGATATGCGGTACTGGACAATGCCGAGTTTCCCATTGTAGCAACTGATTCTACCAAGAAACCCAATGATAATTTCATCGATCAGTTGAGGATGAATGCAGAAGCAGCGATCAACAAACTGGCTGCGATGGGTGTAGGCGACAGGAACCGCGTGGCGGTGGGTGGCCATAGCTATGGCGCCTTCATGACGGCCAACCTGCTGGCGCATACCAAACTGTTCAAAGCCGGTATCGCTCGCAGTGGCGCTTACAACCGTACGCTCACTCCCTTTGGCTTCCAGAATGAGGACCGCACTTTCTGGCAGGCGCCTGAGCTGTATGCAGCCATGAGCCCCTTCTATCATGCTGATAAGATCAAAACGCCCCTGCTGCTGATACACGGTGAAATGGATGACAATCCAGGCACCTTCCCCATCCAGAGTGAACGCTTATTCAATGCGGTGAAAGGTCATGGTGGTACGGTGCGTTTTGTAAGCCTGCCCTATGAAGCGCATGGTTATCGCGGGAAGGAAAACCTGCTGCACCTGCTGTATGAGCAAAACGCCTGGCTGGACAAATATGTAAAGAACGCCGACAAGAATCCTGTTGGCGGTGGCAGTAATAAGAAAGCATTTTAA
- a CDS encoding ABC transporter permease encodes MFKNHLKTAWRNLVKNKFYSAINIAGLTAGLAVGILILLWVQDELSFDRFHKQADNIYKLENQVGTGASVQIWTATVAPIGVMGKEQLPAIEEMVRWCGGGYYYSMMYKEKRLDIDKRIMADPAFFTMFNFPIIKGNAANPFPNIYSVVLTETAAKKHFGNEDPIGKVIVADKTTNFTVTGITKDVPKNSTIQYDMVMPLELMTRLQYQNRTDGRTMENDFHQFNYFTYFKLKPGTDLPKLATDLRNIHLRNKADDTDIKYQFLRVPDMHLYLSDGKEAGMETVRMFTWIALIILIIACINYVNLSTARSMLRAREVSMRKIVGAAKWQLFLQFIVETALLFVLAAILAIGVINVLLPFFNQLSGKELELNLLDYRLWTLLLAIITGALIVSSIYPALLLSSFEPLKVLKGKMNARISDALFRKALVVTQFACSVALIIGTLIISNQLQYIRSRNLGYDKENVLSIWVRNGSPDYTTIRSTLISQPGVLDVARADDNIISLSNQTGSNWWQGKGADETMMMHPVGISADFIPFFKMQLVAGANFTGTPADSAHFILNETAIRQAGIKDPIGKPFKLWETTGTITGVVKDFHYASMKNKIEPAIFYTQTGKNAMVYIKTTGKDAPKAIAAAEKVWKQYNTEMPFNYHFLDETFDKLYTSETRTGTIFNIFAIIAIVICCLGLLGLAAYTAQVRTREIGIRKVLGASVGGIIRLLARDFITLVLISIVIAAPIAWYTMNKWLQDFAYKINIAWTVFLLAGIIAIFIAILTISFQSIKAALANPVRSLRSE; translated from the coding sequence ATGTTCAAAAATCACCTGAAAACTGCCTGGCGCAACCTTGTTAAGAATAAATTCTATTCGGCCATCAATATTGCCGGCCTGACCGCAGGCCTCGCAGTGGGCATCCTGATCTTGCTATGGGTGCAGGACGAACTGAGCTTCGACCGCTTTCACAAGCAGGCCGACAATATCTACAAACTGGAAAACCAGGTAGGCACAGGCGCCAGTGTACAGATATGGACAGCCACTGTAGCGCCCATTGGGGTGATGGGAAAGGAACAATTGCCGGCGATCGAAGAAATGGTACGCTGGTGTGGCGGCGGCTATTATTATTCCATGATGTATAAAGAGAAACGCCTGGATATTGACAAGCGCATTATGGCCGATCCTGCTTTCTTTACCATGTTCAACTTCCCGATCATTAAGGGCAATGCAGCGAACCCTTTTCCCAATATTTACAGCGTGGTGTTGACTGAAACAGCCGCTAAAAAGCACTTTGGCAATGAAGACCCTATAGGTAAGGTCATCGTAGCTGATAAGACCACCAATTTCACGGTTACAGGCATCACCAAAGATGTACCCAAGAACTCCACTATCCAATACGATATGGTGATGCCCCTGGAATTGATGACCCGTTTACAATACCAAAACCGGACGGATGGCCGGACAATGGAAAACGATTTCCATCAATTCAACTATTTTACCTACTTCAAATTGAAACCAGGCACCGACCTCCCAAAGCTGGCTACGGACCTGCGTAATATCCACCTGCGGAATAAAGCGGATGATACGGATATCAAATACCAGTTCCTGCGTGTGCCCGATATGCACCTTTATCTGTCGGACGGCAAAGAAGCAGGTATGGAGACGGTGCGCATGTTTACCTGGATCGCTTTGATCATCCTGATCATTGCCTGTATCAACTATGTTAACCTCAGCACGGCCCGCTCCATGCTGCGCGCCCGGGAAGTGAGCATGCGCAAGATCGTAGGCGCCGCCAAATGGCAACTGTTCCTGCAATTTATCGTAGAGACAGCCCTGCTGTTTGTACTGGCGGCGATACTGGCTATTGGGGTCATCAATGTGTTGTTGCCTTTCTTTAACCAGTTATCAGGCAAAGAACTGGAGCTGAACCTGCTGGATTATCGCTTATGGACCTTGTTGCTCGCCATTATTACAGGGGCGCTGATCGTTTCCAGCATCTATCCCGCCCTGCTGCTTTCTTCCTTTGAGCCTTTGAAAGTATTAAAAGGAAAAATGAATGCACGCATCAGTGATGCCTTGTTCCGGAAAGCATTGGTAGTAACCCAATTTGCCTGCTCGGTAGCGCTCATTATCGGTACGCTCATTATCAGCAATCAACTGCAATACATCCGTTCACGCAATCTCGGTTACGACAAAGAAAATGTACTGAGTATATGGGTGCGTAATGGAAGCCCTGACTATACTACCATCAGGTCTACCCTGATCAGTCAACCCGGTGTATTGGATGTGGCCCGGGCTGATGATAATATCATCAGCCTGTCCAACCAAACAGGTAGCAACTGGTGGCAAGGAAAGGGAGCGGATGAGACCATGATGATGCATCCTGTTGGTATTTCAGCGGATTTCATACCCTTCTTTAAAATGCAACTGGTTGCGGGGGCCAACTTCACGGGCACGCCAGCGGATTCAGCGCACTTCATACTCAACGAAACGGCAATACGGCAGGCAGGCATCAAGGACCCGATTGGCAAGCCATTCAAATTATGGGAAACGACCGGTACTATTACAGGCGTAGTGAAGGATTTTCATTATGCTTCGATGAAAAACAAAATAGAACCGGCTATCTTTTATACGCAAACAGGAAAAAATGCCATGGTCTATATCAAGACCACGGGCAAGGATGCACCCAAGGCCATTGCTGCCGCTGAAAAAGTATGGAAGCAATACAACACAGAAATGCCTTTCAATTATCATTTCCTGGACGAAACCTTTGATAAACTCTATACCAGCGAAACCCGCACCGGCACTATCTTCAACATTTTTGCCATCATCGCCATTGTTATTTGCTGCCTGGGATTGTTGGGACTGGCTGCTTATACAGCCCAGGTACGCACCCGGGAAATCGGTATCCGCAAGGTACTGGGCGCCAGTGTAGGGGGCATCATCCGCTTACTGGCCAGGGACTTTATTACGCTGGTACTGATCTCCATCGTAATCGCCGCACCAATTGCCTGGTATACCATGAACAAATGGCTGCAGGATTTTGCCTATAAAATAAATATTGCCTGGACGGTATTCCTGCTGGCGGGTATCATCGCCATTTTCATTGCTATCCTCACCATCAGCTTCCAATCGATCAAAGCCGCCTTGGCCAACCCGGTGAGGAGTTTGAGAAGCGAGTAG